In the Ranitomeya imitator isolate aRanImi1 chromosome 2, aRanImi1.pri, whole genome shotgun sequence genome, gattttttttttgtgggtccCCCAAAGTGATCACAAAAACTTACAGACAAAGCTGCCAACAATGAATCAGATGAAGAGATAAATGGCAAAAAGCATCAGCAGGACGGTTCCATTCAGAGGACCTGCGGAGAAGTAATAACTTTATAGTCTACAGTCTGCCGACTTCTCGTATCATTTCAGTTTTGCTCTCAGCTTTGTGTTTGGGTCTTCCGTTGGCGGGGAATTGAGTTCTCCACCCAGCCATGCTGTAGATAGAAATGTTCCAGGTACCAAGGTGGATAACATTGCCctgcagtgttggactggggttccaagggcccaccagtaacactgactttAGGGgcccacctgcatacaaatattacactaccctcgctcacaaatgtacctatatctctatataataataaactgggtagtttgtttgattaatgaatgatgagatgctgcttttttctatacagaatcaattgaattatgcaaagtactgctcatacagtggggttgggggacaGATTtgtacaggggcccaccgggggattccaccgttaccctatgggccagtccgagcctgttgcCCTGGACTGCCCCGTTCAATCTTACCAGTGACAATAATTCTGAATAATTTTCTGCCTCCATATGGCACGTGGTATTGTAGCACGTCGCCACCTAGTCACATAAATGTTCAGGACAGTCTGGATGAGACTTCGTATTTGTAGGAAAATATTCATTCAAAATCACCATATTTTATGAACATTcctacagaaaaaaaaggaaatatcctATTCACGGCTCTGTGAGAGACAGAGAATGAGGAAACATCATTGTTTTATTAATGGTAGCGTGGAAACACGTTTGGAATCTCTAACGAGGCACGTTATCAGTTCTCTCTCCCGGATACAATAACATAGATATCGCTTCCTTCCTGCTTTACAAAACTACCTGGCACCTTTCTGCTCTCGGCTCGTATCACAAGGAGCCTcgtttgtactttttttttaattgcatttcTAAAAATATTTCTAAAAATTATTAATTTTAAGGTTCCCAAACATCTAAGTCATCTGtaccgactcccccatacacatacaAGGGAGGCTCAGCATGTGTTCTCCATAGGGAGAGTGGAGCATCATCCCCGGGGGGCAACTTATCTCCACGATTTACAAAAGGATCGCATGGTGATCCTCATTTATTGGGAAGAGTCGGCACTTGCCCCTATACATTAGCTGGTCGCCCATTCCTGACAAATCAGTGGCTTTGGTCAACTATCGTATTTGGGGGCCTTTAGACTCAAGACCACCATGCACCCTCCACACAAAAATTCCCACAAGGCTATGCAGTAAGTGGGATTATGTTATTTCCAGATCTGTACTTATTGGAAACATGCATGTGTCAATTGGTGCCAaaggtagatgcattttttcaattcgtagaaaaaaaaaggaaatttaggGCAGCGTTAATTTTTAAAAGGTTTGGTATTCTTGATTAGCCTGTTTTTGTTCAAAGAGTTATGATTTTATAGAACCTTGATGATCATAATCTCAGCGAGAAGCATTTAGGAAGAGTTCAatctccctgcagtgcctccgcaggggaAATTAGGTATTGCATGTTTCTCATTGACATCTGTGTTCAGGCTCTGTAATACATGGACAGGTTGGGTCCTCCAGGCAGACGACATATATTTTGTGGGCGCTTTTTCTGAATTGATTTGAGCGTGACTTGAAAGGGGCACCTCACCAATTAGCTCTAAAAGGGTACTACTTGGGTTTATATAGGCTTTTATGTTTTACTTACATAGACCAATCCGACCATTTATGGGGGAGGTGTTTTGGGACGATGTAGGTGTGAACGTAGCTTGCACGTTCATGAAAACGTTCGTAGAGTTGACCATCTTTTCGATGCGTTGAAAGCTTTTAAACATAAAGCTGAGATAAATTGTTGTGATCCCCATCCAGGGAGAATATGTGGGCACAACGACTAGCGTGTTCTCCATAGAAATTGTCAGCATTAGTGTCCCACTGGTGACATTTGTTGTGTAGGTGAAAGTTTTTTCATGGTTGACTACAGCAACCAATGTTACATGCAGTTCTGGCCCATTGTCCTGTGATTTGCAGGAGACGTTCGTTTCGTTGGGTTTGTCGCAGTTCTTGATCTCCTCAGCTATGATGGAGAAGAGGCATGGGTTCTCTCCAGACATGGTCAGATCTGAGGACACAATCTGCGCGCTCCCGTTCTCAGATGGAGGTATGGAGACCAAAGCGGTCAGATTAACAAAAATGGCCTCATTGGTGACAGATAATTCACTTTTTCCAGGTTTATTTGAAAACTTGAGATCCAACAGGTCATTTTTGATCAACTTACCGGACACAGAGTGAGCTGTTGGGGAAAAAATGGAACATCTGTGAGATCAATAAAGTATCATAGTCACCTTTATCTAGCATTACACTAATACTGAGTAGACCATAGAGTGACCCACTCAGGGTGGACCTTTGACCAATGGCCGAAGAACTTGTAGAAATAGCCTTTTCCGAAAGCCATACCATTGACAAAAAAATTGGAGCTCTTCTCCATTGAAGGATTTGTATAATACCAAGCTTAAAGATTTTCCCTATTGATAGGTAAGGGGATGATCTATTGCCCGCTTGGGGGTCCGACTACCATCTATCCTGAGAATGAGCGCCCCATCAGAATGGAGCATAGGTCGAGCATACTCATCTCCGCTCCAATAAATCTCTCGGGTTCCGTTCTCGGAATCGATGAAGGTTCCGGCAGTCGGACTCCCAGTGATTAATTATTTAGCCCTTATCGATACAAGATCATTTATTAACTTGGTACAAACATTTCAAAGTATTGATTCGCCATCAGGAGAGTGGAGACAAATTTTAATttctctgataaaaaaaaaatgtttatggtATTTTTTTTCTATGCAGATTTACTAAAATATCTTTATTGTGAtctgagaattatttttttttaaagagaatctatcatcAAAATTTTGATatgagagaagcatgatgtaggggcagagaccctgattccagctaagTATACCTTACTAGGCCgtgtgctgcagttttgataaaatcactgttttatcttctGAAGATATAGCAGTtccctgaatgctgagccctggataaccccgtccacaccactgattaacagctttctgtgtacactgtgcataggcacaaagctgccaatcagtggaggcgTCAGGTTATACAGAaattatgaatatggaggactatctggtagcaggtttactagtccactagtgattttatcaaaactgtagaAAGCAGCCAGTAAGTGACACAGCACTGGAATCAGTATCTCTCCCCCtacattaggtggcaaaaacctggtgacagattctctttagtaCAGAACTCCAGACCTCTACCAATAATTAACATTCAGTGAGATTAGTAATAAGCAGGTCCCGTGACAACCTTGTGACAACAAGCTGGTAAATATCCGTCAGTACAAGAAGCTGATGCCAATAAAAGCCAAACAAAGCAAGCGGGATATGTTGGCTAAGAGAAACCAAGGGCAAAACAATAATGTAACTGGAGAAGAAAGTGCTTTGGCAAAGTTGGCCGATTACAGTAACGGGGTCACTCCCTGATGAAGTGACGCACTAAATGCACATCGTGGTGCGTGGCACAGAAACAAAAAACTGTCACTCAATATGACAGCAGAGAGTCAGTGCTGCCCTTTCTGGGGTACTATGAAGTTTTGTTGCCACTAGGATCCTGCTGATTATTAACAATGAGAGTCAGTGCTGCCCTTTCTGTGGTACTATGAAGTTTTGTTGCCACTAGGATCCTGCTGATTCAATCATTGGTCTATCCTCTCTTTGTCTTTGTTCCTCATTCATTTTGGTCTTTTTCTCTAAtaaacttttgtttgtttttttgcagttgGCATGGTGTCCATGTATAGATTATACTTTtatgcatttatttttattttttatatttaatttgtttgttaatacattattatttttcattctttacgttttttttttttgtttttttttcttttttttgtatagtTTATAGTACTTTTTCATCTGTGGCACTTATTGTGCATTATGCTGTCTTACCCTCTCTTTTATGGTTTATTTTGTCACCATATTCTTTTTGTGTttgttgttattttatttattCTCTCTTGTGTGTGACTCATATCTGTGTGTGTCTGTAGCCTTTATGTCTGGTTTGTTTATGTCCCGGTATAATCTCATTACAAGGGGTCTCTTTTCTGCTGCCCTCAGATACCTGCCCCCTTCCTGTACATCCATGGTATATTACACACAATGCGCTGCGCTGAAACACtcgggcgcatgcgcattgtgtagttctggcagagacgtctgccgtaCATTCCTTTCCGCCCTCATAcgcgtcatttccggttccggcCCTCGGCGTGTTGCGCTCTTGTCCTGACCTGATATGAAGGTATTTAAACTGGTTTTGATGATGTGCACAtcacccttcccctgacgaagccgtccttgtaacggcgatacgcgtggggtctgtcCCCACTCTGATCCTAGCCTCCCCGCTGTCTGTCCTTCTTACGGCTCGGCTTTTGTTGCTCCATATGGCTGGACCTGGTACCTGTCTATATGCCTTGGGTTCATAAGCATTGCAGCTCCATATGTTAGAGCGCTGGGTATATCCgtatttgtgttttcatctttacccgGCGCTGTCCCAGATAGGTGACCATATTGCTTCAGGTACTGATCAGTGTCGATAGCCTCTGTTTCCACCTTGGTATTAGGTTTGTTCCTTTACATACATTAGTTATTTGGcggcagtgtgtgtatatgtaggaGGCATTGCCATACGTGGCTACCTTGATGTGTTGTATTCTATGTATGGTTACTATATTTTCTTACCATTATATGCATTCTTCATAGGATAcatgcaggggctgactggcaaattttggcctggggggcaagcacacagcagtggcccatgaggagcggctcatccttaaaggggttgtcggatataatgctacatgtctacagtcactatgtgtgaatcctcatatcgtgcgcactgtgcgttatgaggattctctggtgccggcaacaggtggtcttgtgaccacaatcatgcaatatatatattcccagccacatttcgactagacggttttgggccttgttcaatacagttgcattcgccatgcaagtcttgtcggcatgtgaccgcatgtatgccaatcacaaacttgcagccagacacatgccaaataaccacagctctgcgagcaatgtgagatgcacaagtctacagtcacatagaatgacacagagtgaatgcaccaatgacacatacacacacagccccactgtataatgacacatacgcacagccataatgtatgacacgcacggcaccactgtaaaatgacacacacacacacacacagccccactatataatgacatacacgcacgcagctcacacacacgcatgcagctcacacacacgcaactgacacaaatgcatcacacacatgcagccatcacacacacaggcagccaggggtggattaacggtagccagggccccgggctgttcagacactgtgggccccctcggtcatgtgacgggggtcatgtgacgggggtcacgatatacctgaaccagattattccagaaaaagggccgggccctactctactgtaacctattaaatttttgttaaaatatgcaatacaatttaggaatattttgaccaatatcacatacaaggaacaaataccactgcaccatgaccagaccacaaattacaaccacagtgatcgaataatatcacatacaatgaacaaataccaccgcaccatgtcaagaccacatattaccaccacttggtgaccaaatagcacacacaagggacaaataccacaacaccatttccagaccacatattaccaccacatagtgactgaatagtacaatactgatcagtaataaaaaaaacaaaaaaacataatactatcaccataagtgccagtattcacaggagatctgtacttagtatgcagtgtctgtgtagaggtaatacagagatcattggtgacattgtacacaggacctctgtatataatttataggtaatacagtgatcactggtggtattatacacaggagctctgtatataatgtataggtaatacagtgatcactggtgacattatacacaggagctctgtatataatgtataggtaatacagtgatcactggtgacattatacacaggagctctgtatataatgtgtaggttatacagtgatcactggtgacattgtacacaggacctctgtatatagtatacagtgtatagtgtcagtgtataggtaacactgactcaccagtgatgtctctaggtgaactccttcatctttcatccagcacagactgccatcatttcttccagccaggactcgtttctgcaagaaataacacagttatctcgagctccgcttgcagaacacattacttaatttttcacaacttctacacaacaccacatgaagaaaaaaaggcgacatagtgtcactctgcacagtaacaggcctgcctccccccccatttaaaacagtatactaaaaaaaaaaaaataaatacatcactgcagtaataatatcccttaattagcccctatggtaataatccccatcctggccccgtatatctaattcctggctccagccatatgttctcgcatcctgccctcatgagtatccattctactccatatgatctccccatcctgccctataatccaatcctgccccatgtctttcattctgccccatgtctccaatcatgccccgtatctacattctgcccatgcctccagtcctgcccccagtgtgtccagcatattacccccagtgtgtccagcatattaaccccagtgtgtccagcatattgccccagtgtccagcaatatgccccagtgtgtccagcaatatgccccagtgtgtccagcaatctgccccagtgtgtccagcatattacccccagtgtgtccagcatattacccccagtctgtccagcatattacccccagtgtgtccagcatattacccccagtgtgtccagcatattacccccagtgtgtccagcatattacccccagtgtgtccagcaatctgccccagtgtgtccagcaatctgccccagtatgtccagcatattgccccagtgtgtccagcaatctgccccagtgtgtccagcaatctgccccagtgtgtccagcaatcagccccagtgtgtccagcatattacccccagtgtgtccagcaatcagccccagtgtgtccagcaatcagccccagtgtgtccagcaatctgccccagtatgtccagcatattgccccagtgtgtccagcaatctgccccagtgtgtccagcaatctgccccagtgtgtccagcaatctgccccagtgtgtccagcatattacccccagtgtgtccagcaatctgccccagcgtgtccagcatattaccccagtgtgtccagcaatctgccccagcgtgtccagcatattacccccagtgtgtccagcaatctgccccagtatgtccatcatattgccccagtgtccagcaatctgccccagtgtccagcaatcttccccagtgtccagcaatctgccccagtgtgtccagcaatctg is a window encoding:
- the LOC138666208 gene encoding uncharacterized protein; this encodes MRSCRLEAFMVLVLCTIAHSVSGKLIKNDLLDLKFSNKPGKSELSVTNEAIFVNLTALVSIPPSENGSAQIVSSDLTMSGENPCLFSIIAEEIKNCDKPNETNVSCKSQDNGPELHVTLVAVVNHEKTFTYTTNVTSGTLMLTISMENTLVVVPTYSPWMGITTIYLSFMFKSFQRIEKMVNSTNVFMNVQATFTPTSSQNTSPINGRIGLCPLNGTVLLMLFAIYLFI